The following coding sequences are from one Arthrobacter sp. 24S4-2 window:
- a CDS encoding carbohydrate ABC transporter permease: MVVRRSVRRQARLLPVVPAVLLILLFLAAPVLWSFHASFTNAALTGRNARNPAWTGLENYTRLLSDSVFPASVVLTIVFVAASAVVGQNLLGLLIAGLMTRARKSVSAVVGTAVVAAWVLPEIVAAFAAYAYFSKDGTLNQLLGTAGLTGADWLYAFPMVAVVLANIWRGTAFSMLVYRAALNDLPQDVSEAALMDGAAGWQRLVFITLPLIRSSIATNLMLVTLQTLGVFTLIWVMTAGGPSNASTTLPVLAYQEAFKFGDIGYGTAIASVLIFLGLVFGVAYVRLLKGDKR; this comes from the coding sequence ATGGTTGTTCGAAGATCCGTCCGGCGGCAGGCCCGCCTGCTGCCGGTTGTGCCGGCAGTTCTCCTGATCCTGCTCTTCCTGGCGGCGCCCGTCCTTTGGTCCTTCCATGCGTCCTTCACCAACGCCGCCCTGACCGGCCGCAACGCCCGGAACCCGGCCTGGACGGGACTGGAGAACTACACGCGGCTGCTCAGCGACTCCGTGTTCCCTGCCTCGGTGGTGCTGACAATAGTCTTCGTCGCGGCTTCCGCGGTTGTGGGCCAGAACCTGCTGGGACTCCTTATAGCGGGCCTGATGACCCGGGCGCGGAAGTCCGTGTCGGCCGTGGTGGGAACCGCCGTGGTGGCGGCCTGGGTGCTGCCTGAGATTGTCGCTGCCTTCGCCGCCTACGCCTACTTCAGCAAGGACGGGACCCTGAACCAGCTACTCGGGACCGCGGGCCTGACCGGCGCTGACTGGCTGTATGCCTTCCCCATGGTGGCCGTGGTGCTGGCCAATATCTGGCGCGGCACGGCCTTCTCCATGCTGGTGTACCGCGCGGCCCTCAACGACTTGCCGCAGGACGTCTCCGAGGCCGCCCTGATGGACGGCGCAGCGGGGTGGCAGCGCCTGGTCTTCATTACGCTGCCGCTGATCAGGTCAAGCATCGCCACCAACCTGATGCTCGTGACCCTGCAGACCCTGGGCGTCTTTACCCTCATCTGGGTCATGACGGCCGGCGGACCGTCCAACGCGAGCACCACGCTGCCTGTCCTTGCCTACCAGGAGGCCTTCAAGTTCGGCGACATCGGCTACGGCACCGCCATCGCCTCCGTGCTCATCTTCCTGGGCCTGGTGTTCGGCGTTGCCTATGTCCGGCTGCTCAAGGGGGACAAGCGATGA
- a CDS encoding extracellular solute-binding protein — translation MHRPAKILISLLSAAALLATAACSAEQPAAEKKTLKIVYQKTDSFAALDTLFKDAKKEFEAANQGTTVELQPIEANDDDYGTKLALALRSAETAPDVFYEDTFKVRSDVDAGYLLKLDGYLGKWDDWKSYNEAAKAAGTGDDGGIYAVPVGTDTRAIWYNKKVLQKAGISVPWQPRTWEDILDAARKMKAADPSLVPFNMYAGKATGEGTVMQSFYELLYGTDSELYDQQEKKWVVGSAGFTDSLAFLKTLYDEKLAVTPAEALDANVWKKVFGEWLPKGKMGATVEGSYTPSFWQKGGSYEWAGYTEDMGVARFPTQHGQEPGGVSMSGGWTLAVGADSRNPDLAFKFLTQALSKKNSLAFTVASSQIAVRTDVAAEPDYLAGNPFVKDVSELVSVTHYRPATADYPRVSAAAQVATEAVITGALSPEEAAAQYDKTVRDQVGDAKVLQK, via the coding sequence ATGCACCGCCCTGCCAAAATACTGATCTCCCTGCTGTCCGCGGCAGCGCTGCTGGCCACGGCAGCGTGTTCGGCGGAACAGCCCGCCGCCGAGAAAAAAACCCTCAAGATCGTCTACCAAAAGACCGACTCCTTTGCCGCCCTCGACACCCTGTTCAAGGACGCCAAGAAGGAGTTCGAGGCCGCCAACCAGGGCACCACCGTGGAACTGCAGCCCATCGAGGCCAACGACGACGACTACGGCACCAAGCTTGCACTGGCCCTCCGGTCCGCCGAGACAGCACCCGACGTCTTCTACGAGGACACCTTCAAGGTGAGGTCCGACGTCGACGCCGGCTACCTCCTGAAGCTGGACGGCTACCTCGGGAAATGGGACGACTGGAAGTCCTACAACGAGGCCGCCAAAGCTGCCGGCACCGGTGATGACGGCGGAATCTACGCCGTCCCCGTGGGAACCGACACCCGGGCCATCTGGTACAACAAGAAGGTCCTGCAAAAGGCCGGGATTTCCGTGCCCTGGCAGCCCAGGACCTGGGAGGACATCCTGGACGCCGCCCGGAAGATGAAGGCTGCGGACCCGTCCCTGGTCCCGTTCAACATGTATGCCGGCAAGGCCACCGGTGAAGGCACCGTGATGCAGAGTTTCTACGAACTGCTGTACGGCACAGACAGTGAACTGTATGACCAGCAGGAGAAGAAATGGGTGGTCGGTTCCGCGGGGTTCACGGACTCGCTGGCCTTCCTGAAGACCCTTTACGACGAAAAGCTTGCCGTCACCCCCGCCGAGGCACTTGATGCCAATGTGTGGAAGAAGGTGTTCGGCGAGTGGCTCCCGAAGGGAAAGATGGGGGCGACGGTGGAAGGTTCCTACACGCCGTCGTTCTGGCAGAAGGGCGGCAGCTACGAATGGGCGGGTTACACGGAAGACATGGGTGTTGCCCGGTTCCCCACGCAGCACGGCCAGGAGCCCGGCGGCGTCAGCATGTCCGGCGGCTGGACGCTCGCCGTCGGAGCGGACTCCAGGAATCCGGACTTGGCGTTCAAGTTCCTTACGCAGGCACTGAGCAAGAAGAACTCGCTGGCGTTCACCGTGGCCAGTTCACAGATTGCGGTCCGGACGGACGTCGCCGCGGAGCCGGACTATCTGGCGGGCAACCCGTTCGTCAAGGACGTGTCGGAGCTCGTTTCCGTCACCCACTACCGGCCGGCCACGGCGGACTACCCACGGGTCTCCGCAGCGGCGCAGGTTGCCACCGAAGCCGTGATCACCGGTGCCCTTTCGCCCGAGGAAGCCGCCGCACAGTACGACAAGACAGTCAGGGACCAGGTGGGTGACGCCAAGGTCCTCCAGAAATAG
- a CDS encoding class I SAM-dependent methyltransferase yields the protein MAENNLDSLLTRLRRLPDVEAPNLQAWDATDKLLLETAAEFLTPDSRVAVIGDRYGALALAALAELGIRNIRVHQDLITGEQALRNNAAALGILEGFEQLPLGDALLSGADVVLMQLPKTLTELEETADAVARFAAPHAVLLAGGRIKHMSLGMNTVLGRHFGDVQAQLARQKSRVLIARDRRPAEGPPPFPVAERNSELELTVCARGAVFAGTRLDIGTRFLLTFLADMPQAGHAVDLGCGTGILAAMYARAHPGTKVTATDQSAAAADSARATAEANGLAAQITVLQDDAMGSLPDNSADLILLNPPFHLGASVHAGAGLKMIRAAARVLAPGGQLWTVYNSHLHYLPTLERSVGPTRVAGRNAKFTVVVSTVPGTRR from the coding sequence GTGGCGGAAAACAACCTGGATTCACTCCTCACCAGGCTTCGCCGACTCCCGGATGTTGAAGCGCCCAACCTGCAGGCCTGGGATGCCACCGACAAGCTCCTGCTCGAAACCGCTGCAGAATTCCTGACACCGGACAGCAGGGTAGCCGTGATCGGTGACCGCTACGGGGCCCTCGCGCTGGCGGCCCTGGCCGAACTGGGAATCAGGAACATCAGGGTCCACCAGGACCTGATCACGGGGGAGCAGGCTCTCCGGAACAACGCCGCGGCGCTCGGCATCCTCGAAGGGTTTGAGCAGCTGCCCCTCGGCGACGCATTGTTGAGCGGCGCCGACGTCGTGCTGATGCAGCTGCCCAAAACACTTACCGAACTCGAAGAAACTGCCGATGCCGTGGCCCGCTTCGCCGCGCCGCACGCTGTCCTGCTGGCCGGCGGCCGCATCAAGCACATGAGCCTGGGAATGAACACTGTCCTGGGACGCCACTTCGGCGATGTCCAGGCGCAGCTTGCCCGGCAGAAATCCAGGGTCCTGATAGCCCGCGACCGCCGTCCCGCCGAAGGGCCGCCACCGTTTCCGGTGGCGGAGCGCAACAGCGAACTGGAACTCACGGTCTGTGCGCGGGGAGCAGTATTTGCCGGAACCAGGCTGGACATCGGCACGAGGTTCCTGCTCACCTTCCTGGCGGACATGCCGCAGGCCGGTCACGCCGTTGACCTGGGGTGCGGCACCGGCATCCTGGCGGCCATGTACGCCAGGGCCCATCCGGGTACCAAGGTCACAGCGACAGACCAATCGGCGGCCGCTGCGGACTCCGCACGTGCCACGGCAGAAGCCAACGGACTGGCGGCGCAGATCACTGTGCTCCAGGATGACGCCATGGGCTCCCTGCCGGACAACAGTGCCGACCTCATCCTGCTGAATCCACCGTTTCACCTGGGTGCCAGTGTCCATGCCGGAGCGGGACTCAAGATGATCCGGGCCGCGGCAAGGGTTCTCGCCCCCGGCGGCCAACTCTGGACCGTGTACAACAGCCATTTGCACTACCTCCCCACCCTGGAACGTTCCGTGGGGCCCACACGCGTCGCGGGCAGGAACGCCAAGTTCACGGTCGTGGTGAGCACGGTGCCCGGTACGCGTCGCTAG
- a CDS encoding NAD(P)-binding domain-containing protein has translation MQSADVVVIGAGQAGLSAGYHLQRRGFIPAGGTAGGGASHERPRSYVVFDAEDGPGGAWRHRWQSLRMATVNGISDLPGIPQPDVDPAEPSSAFLSRYFGDYEDGLGLNIMRPVKVRTVSREDDDPAGRLLVRTSAGAWSAQAVINATGTWTRPFWPIYPGQATFRGRQLHVADYVAAEEFRGQHVIVVGGGISAVGLLDEISQLTSTTWFTRREPVWRDADFDRKAGHDAVALVEERVRQGLPPQSVVSVTGLIRTPALQAAAVRGALERHPMFAAIEPGGVRMADGSFLAADVILWATGFRAELEHLAPLHLRGPGGGIAMDGTMVAGEARVHLVGYGPSSSTIGANRAGRAAVAGILRMLATRSPATELPPADHSVSR, from the coding sequence GTGCAGTCCGCGGACGTAGTGGTGATCGGCGCCGGCCAGGCCGGCCTGTCCGCTGGCTATCACCTGCAGCGGCGGGGCTTCATCCCGGCGGGCGGAACCGCCGGCGGCGGCGCTTCCCACGAACGGCCCCGGTCGTACGTGGTGTTCGACGCCGAGGACGGACCAGGCGGCGCGTGGCGCCACCGGTGGCAGAGCCTCCGGATGGCCACGGTGAACGGAATCAGCGACCTGCCAGGCATCCCCCAGCCTGATGTCGACCCCGCCGAACCAAGTTCAGCGTTTCTGTCCCGCTATTTCGGCGACTACGAGGACGGGCTCGGGCTCAACATTATGCGGCCCGTCAAAGTGCGTACGGTATCGCGCGAGGACGACGACCCGGCCGGCCGGCTGCTGGTCCGGACCTCGGCCGGAGCCTGGTCGGCACAGGCCGTCATAAACGCCACCGGAACGTGGACCCGGCCGTTCTGGCCCATTTACCCGGGCCAGGCGACCTTCCGGGGCAGGCAGTTGCACGTGGCCGACTACGTTGCGGCCGAAGAGTTCCGCGGGCAGCACGTGATCGTGGTGGGCGGCGGCATTTCGGCAGTGGGCCTGCTGGATGAAATATCCCAGTTGACGTCAACCACCTGGTTCACCCGGCGCGAGCCGGTGTGGCGGGACGCGGACTTTGACCGGAAGGCGGGGCACGACGCCGTCGCCCTCGTTGAAGAGCGGGTACGGCAGGGACTTCCGCCGCAAAGCGTGGTGTCCGTCACCGGACTGATCCGGACACCCGCACTGCAGGCTGCCGCCGTCCGCGGCGCACTGGAGCGGCACCCGATGTTTGCTGCGATCGAACCCGGGGGAGTCCGGATGGCCGACGGAAGCTTCCTGGCGGCCGACGTCATACTCTGGGCCACCGGATTCCGGGCAGAGCTGGAACACCTTGCGCCGCTGCACCTGCGCGGCCCGGGAGGCGGAATCGCCATGGACGGCACCATGGTGGCGGGCGAGGCTCGCGTGCACCTGGTGGGCTACGGTCCGTCGTCGTCCACCATCGGTGCCAACCGTGCCGGCCGGGCGGCGGTGGCCGGAATCCTCAGGATGCTCGCCACGCGCAGCCCCGCCACCGAATTGCCGCCCGCGGACCACAGCGTTTCACGGTAG
- a CDS encoding zinc ribbon domain-containing protein YjdM, with product MNDSLPPCPECSSEFTYEMGALLVCPECGHEWSAETAESSPAADRVIKDAVGNVLADGDTVTVVKDLKIKGSSTVIKVGTKVRGIRLMDGVGDHDIDCKVDGVGPMQLKSSVVKKV from the coding sequence GTGAACGACTCCCTTCCTCCCTGCCCTGAATGCTCCAGCGAATTTACCTATGAGATGGGCGCGCTGCTGGTGTGCCCCGAGTGCGGGCACGAATGGTCAGCCGAAACCGCCGAGTCTTCACCCGCTGCGGACAGAGTCATCAAGGACGCTGTGGGAAATGTCCTCGCCGACGGCGACACCGTAACAGTTGTCAAAGACCTCAAGATCAAGGGCAGCTCCACCGTCATCAAGGTGGGGACCAAGGTCCGCGGCATCCGGCTGATGGACGGTGTGGGAGATCACGACATCGACTGCAAAGTGGACGGCGTCGGCCCCATGCAGCTCAAATCCAGTGTGGTCAAGAAAGTCTAG
- the rsfS gene encoding ribosome silencing factor — MTATETSIATARVAARAAADKIAQDIVALDVSERLALADVFLIASAPSERQVNAIVDGIEEELGKQDLRPVRREGRSGGRWVLLDYSDVVIHVQHEEDRVFYALERLWKDCPVVDLQLGDDASAKAAVSSDME; from the coding sequence GTGACTGCAACCGAAACATCCATCGCCACAGCCCGCGTCGCAGCGCGAGCTGCCGCGGACAAGATCGCCCAGGACATTGTTGCCTTGGATGTCAGTGAGAGGTTGGCCCTGGCCGACGTCTTCCTGATCGCCTCGGCCCCCAGCGAGCGTCAGGTAAACGCCATCGTCGACGGCATCGAAGAGGAATTGGGCAAGCAGGACCTGCGGCCCGTCCGCCGAGAGGGCCGCTCCGGCGGACGCTGGGTCCTCCTGGACTATTCGGATGTCGTCATCCACGTCCAGCACGAGGAAGACCGTGTCTTCTACGCCCTCGAGCGCCTCTGGAAGGACTGCCCTGTGGTCGATCTCCAGCTCGGCGATGACGCGTCGGCCAAAGCTGCCGTCTCCTCAGACATGGAGTAA
- the nadD gene encoding nicotinate-nucleotide adenylyltransferase: protein MGGTFDPIHHGHLVAASEVAAKFGLDEVVFVPTGQPWQKTHKQVSEPEHRYLMTVIATASNPRFTVSRVDVDRPGPTYTIDTLRDLRTQRPDADLFFITGADAMAQILSWKNIDELWSLAHFVGVTRPGHVLDGMGRKDVSLLEVPAMAISSTDCRARVAAGNPVWYLVPDGVVQYIAKYGLYAGQTEPETNAALTELHEPASTE from the coding sequence ATGGGTGGCACATTCGATCCCATTCATCATGGCCACCTTGTGGCTGCCAGCGAAGTTGCGGCGAAGTTCGGCCTGGACGAAGTGGTGTTTGTCCCCACTGGCCAGCCCTGGCAAAAAACGCACAAGCAGGTCAGTGAGCCGGAGCACCGGTACCTCATGACTGTCATTGCGACGGCGTCGAATCCCCGGTTCACAGTGAGCAGGGTGGATGTTGACCGGCCGGGGCCGACGTACACCATCGACACCCTCCGGGACCTCCGCACGCAACGGCCCGATGCGGACCTGTTCTTCATCACCGGTGCAGACGCCATGGCCCAGATTCTTTCCTGGAAGAACATTGACGAACTGTGGTCGCTGGCGCACTTCGTCGGCGTGACCCGGCCGGGCCACGTCCTGGACGGGATGGGCAGGAAGGACGTCAGCCTGCTGGAAGTGCCTGCCATGGCGATTTCGTCCACTGACTGCCGGGCACGCGTGGCGGCCGGCAACCCGGTGTGGTACCTCGTTCCGGACGGGGTGGTCCAATACATTGCAAAATACGGCCTGTACGCCGGGCAAACCGAACCGGAAACAAACGCCGCACTTACCGAGTTACACGAACCAGCCAGTACTGAGTGA